The Chloroflexota bacterium genomic interval GGCTTAGGGTTGGCACCGGAGCCGGAGTAGAGGTGGGAGTGATAGTTGGTGTCAGTGCAGGCGTTGGGTTGGGTGTGGGCGTGGCTGTTATGACCGGTGTGGCAGTATGCGTGTCAGAGGGCGTGGCCGGGGCGGGCAGAGAAACGGGTGTCGGCGTGACTCCGGCGCGGATGGCCCAAAAGATAACCAAGCCGGTGGCCATCAATACCGAAACAACGGCCACCAGTAAGATGACTCTTCCTTTGATCTGCCCCTCCTCCCCTCAGGATATCACACGCAAACGAATTCAACATCCCTTGTGCCGGGGCAACAGCAGCACCCCCGGGGAGGCTTCAGGACTGCCTCCTTCCTCCCGATTACCTCAGCTAGCCTGGCATCTGTACTATCTGCACCCCTGCCGGAAGCTCGAACATGCTGTCTGGGATGTCAGCAAATTCTATGTTCTTGAACTCCATGACCGTCGTGCCCTCAGGGGTTGCCATCTCCACGCGGATAGGAAATCCCTTCTCTTTCCACATCCAGGACTTCGTCTTAGTCCCCTCGTCCGTGTATTCAACGACCAGGCAAACCTTTCCGTCCAGGGTCTCGGTGCCAATGACTACCGGCTTATACTCCTCAATATTTTGGGTGGGGGCTTCTGGGGCCTGGCTGAAATCCATTTTCATAGCCATGTTCTCCGCTGGAATATACATATACATCGTTCTTACATCCATATCTACTAGCTGGACCACAGTTTGCCCTTCCGCAGTGAACTCTGTCCTCATCTTGTTCTTCTCTAGCCACACCTTTGCAGTCGTCGTTGGCGTTCCCGGGGCTGTGATTGTCATGTCATATTTGACGGAGACTATGCCTGCTGCCTGGGCGAAAATCTGGCTCAACTCACTTGGCGTTGGGGTCGGAGCAGGGGTTGGGGCGGGAGTTGGGGTCCGAGTTGGCGTTGGGGTGGCTGTAGGCGTGCTGGTAGGAGTAGGTCCTGGGGTAGACGTCGGCGTCGGAGTAAGTGCAGGAACAGGAGTTGGAGTGGGAGTTGGTGTCCGAGCCGGCGTTGCGGTGGCTGCAGGCGTGGGGGTAAGACCTGGAGTGGGGGTTCCGGAAGTGGACGTCGGCGCGGCCGTGGGAGCGGGAGTCAGTACAGGAGCCGGGGTAGGGGTAGATGTGACCAAAGGCAAAGGTGTGGGCGTAGAGGTCGGTGTCGGCTCGGCGGTGGGCCGAAAGACAAAAAACAGCCCAATGGCGATCAGGATAAGGAGAACAAGAATCCATATGCCTGGTTTCCTAAACACTATTCCCTCCTGAGGCAAAAATTACTGGCACGGGGGTGGCCGTGCGGCGGACACAAGCACTCATGCTGAGGAGGAAGGTTGCCTGTATCAACAAGAGAACCCAGCACTTCCTCGGTATTACCTCCCCCCTCTCTCAGGTTACGTGCTGGGTAGCTTTGACGAACGAAGTGTATCATCACGAAGACAAGCTGTCAAGGAAAGAAGGCCTCTCGGGTTAGTTCAGTCATGGTGACAGCCTTCCTTACTTTGTAGTGGCCGAAGCGGGCTGGCAAGGCTTCTTGCTTGTAGCTATAATTGGAGAAAGGTCAAAAGAGCGGGAGGGGACCGTGCTTGGATGGTTCAAACGTTTGCGGGAAGCAAGAGAAAAGGCGAGGCGGCCACAGGAAGAAAGAGAGAAGAGGGTCGCCACCTGGGTAGATGAGGCGTTAAGCCAACAGAGTCAGCCGAGAGTCTGCCCAAGATGTAAAGGAACCGATTGGCGATACCTAGAACTCTACAATTTGTGGCAATGTGGGACGGATTGGTGTGGCAACCTTATGACTTTCACCGGACCTCAGGTCAGCCCTCCTGACGACCCGACAGCACCCCGAAACCCGTATTCCGAATGAGAAAGTCGAACCAGGCGGGCAGGCCAACCACGATTCAACTGAACGCAGACGGGTCATATCTGCCGGGGACAGGATTCGAACCTGCACGGGGTATTACCCCAGCGGATTTTAAGTCCGCCGCGTCTTCCCTTCCGCCACCCCGGCCGTTTAGATTATGACATAGCAGGGAAAGGGGGGGCAATGGGCAGGCCCTGGTGGTATGAAAAGCATAAGAAAAAGCGCTGGAGGCCCTCCCGGGACCTGTGGTTCTGGGGGGCCCTCCTCCTGGTTGTCCTCCTGGTGGCCCTGGCACGGACCTGTGGTAGAGGGTAAGGTACAAAAGAGGCGGCGACCGGATTCGAACCGGTGAATAGGGGTTTTGCAGACCCCCGCCTTGGACCTCTTGGCTACGCCGCCGCCAGCCTGATTATATCGGACAACAGGGGACAAATAAAGGCCCCGCCAGAGGCGGGGCCTTTGATTTTCTCTGGAGCGGAAGACGGGATTCGGACCCGCGACCTCCTCCTTGGCAAGGAGGCGTTCTACCGCTGAACTACTTCCGCTCTTTTGGTGCCGAGGAGGAGATTTGAACTCCTACGGGCTAAGCCCACAGCCCCCTCAAGACTGCGTGTCTGCCAATTCCACCACCTCGGCATGACCTTCCTACTGCTCCCCCTCCTTCTCCTCCCGTCCCCAGCACCCGCACCAGGGGCCCCATCCAGAGCGCCTTCTTCGGAAGAGCAAGGGCCATTTAAGGAACCAGGAAAGGCCCAGGATGATGAGGAGGATGGGCCACGTGAGGCCCCAGATGCTCCCCGTCACCACATCCAGCTTCACTAGGAGGGCCACCACCCCGATGACTATCAGAATAAGCCCTACGAACATCTTCCCCTTCCTTTCAGGCCACTTCTATTATAACATGGCAGGGGTGGCAGGATTTGAACCCGCGACCGGCGGTTTTGGAGACCGCTGCTCTACCGGGCTGAGCT includes:
- a CDS encoding DUF4412 domain-containing protein, which encodes MFRKPGIWILVLLILIAIGLFFVFRPTAEPTPTSTPTPLPLVTSTPTPAPVLTPAPTAAPTSTSGTPTPGLTPTPAATATPARTPTPTPTPVPALTPTPTSTPGPTPTSTPTATPTPTRTPTPAPTPAPTPTPSELSQIFAQAAGIVSVKYDMTITAPGTPTTTAKVWLEKNKMRTEFTAEGQTVVQLVDMDVRTMYMYIPAENMAMKMDFSQAPEAPTQNIEEYKPVVIGTETLDGKVCLVVEYTDEGTKTKSWMWKEKGFPIRVEMATPEGTTVMEFKNIEFADIPDSMFELPAGVQIVQMPG